One genomic segment of Amycolatopsis sp. Hca4 includes these proteins:
- a CDS encoding aminoglycoside phosphotransferase family protein: protein MTTEELLQDEPHRRVVRIGDTVRRPVHPWTPAVHALLRHLEEVGFAAAPRVLGIDDEGREVLTYLVGESGPQGWAKVTGEGGLAAFARLLRDYHDAVAGFRLAGDLTWFTGTGTGEVVCHGDFGPWNVVWQDERPVGILDWDYARPGPRLHDVAYALEYVAPFRDDAECVRSLRYAAPPDRRRRVEVFAEAYGLTSTAGLVDAVIEVQRSGLEEVRRAAAEGHQPQVRWVAEGFLGELDARVEWSRAHRQLFE, encoded by the coding sequence ATGACGACCGAGGAACTGCTGCAGGACGAGCCGCACCGCCGGGTCGTCCGCATCGGTGACACCGTCCGCCGTCCGGTGCACCCGTGGACGCCCGCGGTCCACGCCCTGCTCCGGCACCTGGAGGAAGTGGGCTTCGCCGCTGCGCCGAGGGTGCTGGGGATCGACGACGAGGGCCGGGAGGTGCTCACCTACCTGGTGGGTGAATCCGGCCCGCAGGGCTGGGCGAAGGTGACCGGCGAAGGCGGCCTGGCCGCCTTCGCCCGGTTGCTGCGCGACTACCACGACGCGGTGGCCGGTTTCCGGCTCGCCGGCGACCTCACGTGGTTCACCGGGACAGGGACCGGCGAGGTGGTCTGCCACGGCGACTTCGGCCCATGGAACGTGGTCTGGCAGGACGAGCGTCCGGTCGGGATCCTGGACTGGGACTACGCCCGGCCCGGGCCGCGGCTCCACGACGTGGCTTACGCGCTGGAGTACGTCGCGCCGTTCCGCGACGACGCCGAATGCGTGCGCAGCCTCCGTTACGCCGCGCCGCCCGACCGGCGGCGCCGGGTGGAGGTCTTCGCCGAGGCGTACGGCTTGACCTCGACGGCGGGGCTGGTCGACGCCGTGATCGAGGTCCAGAGGTCCGGCCTCGAGGAGGTCCGCCGGGCGGCGGCGGAGGGGCACCAGCCGCAGGTTCGGTGGGTGGCCGAGGGGTTTCTCGGCGAGCTGGACGCTCGGGTCGAGTGGAGCCGGGCCCACCGGCAGCTGTTCGAGTGA